The following are from one region of the Nicotiana tabacum cultivar K326 chromosome 3, ASM71507v2, whole genome shotgun sequence genome:
- the LOC107802993 gene encoding protein CHUP1, chloroplastic-like, translating into MGEEKSSENRVKASKFGDQNKAPKGSSNNSNAKGNSSNLSKVRSSWGSHIVRGFSGDKKSKLHTTIHARKEPLSVNENSNQKNSSGLSQSRVKRSLMGDLSCSATSTQVHPQTVNIQRAKSSGSRDLFNEIDHLRSLLQESKGRELKLQAELSEFKRSPKVVELGRELELKKSEIDSFVKKVELLECEKARLTDQLVSLSAALERQDEISNREEFKSVTSLEMEVVELRRLNKELQLQKRDIACRLSEGETIENIKAEASLLRHTNENLCKQVEGLQMNRLNEVEELAYLRWVNSCLREELRNCSSTTCDKTCSPQGSEKSRESLCLSYDHSDEDSKYSSSARRLSLVKKLKKWPITDEDMQLVDSPDNTINHSWEDTQSSTRRHSISGSKFYLEDLIYSNKRRQSDGFMCSKEVEKEIEPLVSQHKLTTNPLEVVEKRVLRIPNPPPRPSSVALSATEGENCVQVPVPPPPPPPPPPPPKLVAKTTTGTVQRAPQVVEFYHSLMKRDSRKDSLNGGACDPSSVADVRSSMIGEIENRSSYLLAIKEDVETQAEFVNSLIAEVNHAVFADIEDIVAFVKWLDDELCFLVDERAVLKHFDWPERKADTLREAAFGYKDLKKLENEVSSYKDDPQLPCDIALKKMVSLSEKMERSVYNLHRTRDSLMRHCKEFKIPADWMLDNGILSKIKFGSVKLAKMYMKRVAAELQSKGPLDKDTSMDYMLLQGVRFAFRIHQFAGGFDAETMQAFEELRDLALALNKK; encoded by the exons ATGGGGGAGGAAAAATCATCTGAGAATAGAGTGaaagcttcaaaatttggtgATCAAAATAAGGCACCGAAGGGTAGTAGTAATAATAGCAATGCAAAAGGGAATAGTAGTAATCTATCAAAGGTGAGATCTTCATGGGGTTCTCATATTGTGAGAGGTTTCTCAGGGGATAAAAAATCTAAGTTACATACCACAATTCATGCAAGGAAAGAGCCACTTTCTGTCAACGAAAACTCGAACCAAAAGAACTCTTCTGGGCTTTCTCAGTCAAGGGTGAAGAGGTCTTTAATGGGAGACTTGTCATGTTCAGCCACTTCCACTCAAGTTCATCCTCAAACAGTTAATATCCAAAGGGCTAAATCTTCTGGTTCGCGTGATCTATTCAATGAAATTGATCATTTGAGGAGCTTGTTACAAGAATCAAAGGGAAGGGAATTGAAGTTGCAGGCAGAGTTATCAGAATTCAAGAGGAGTCCAAAAGTTGTCGAGCTCGGGAGGGAACTGGAGTTGAAGAAGAGTGAGATTGATAGCTTTGTGAAGAAAGTTGAATTGCTGGAATGTGAAAAGGCAAGGCTTACTGATCAACTAGTTTCTTTGAGTGCTGCTCTAGAGaggcaagatgagatatccaatAGGGAAGAATTCAAAAGTGTGACTAGTTTGGAAATGGAGGTTGTGGAGTTGAGGCGCTTGAATAAGGAGCTCCAGCTTCAGAAAAGAGATATTGCTTGTAGGCTTTCTGAG GGggaaacaattgagaatattaaAGCAGAGGCTTCTTTGTTGAGACACACAAATGAAAACCTTTGCAAACAAGTTGAGGGTCTTCAAATGAATAGATTGAATGAGGTTGAGGAGCTTGCCTACTTAAGGTGGGTGAACTCATGTTTGCGTGAAGAATTGCGCAATTGCTCGTCCACGACTTGTGATAAGACTTGTAGTCCTCAAGGCAGTGAGAAAAGTAGGGAATCACTTTGCTTGTCTTATGATCATAGTGATGAGGACTCAAAATATAGTAGCAGCGCTAGGAGGTTAAGCCTTGTTAAGAAGCTAAAGAAATGGCCTATTACCGATGAAGATATGCAACTAGTTGATAGCCCAGATAATACCATTAATCATAGTTGGGAGGATACACAAAGTTCTACTCGCAGGCACTCGATAAGTGGATCAAAATTTTATCTAGAGGACTTGATATATAGTAATAAGAGAAGACAATCTGATGGTTTTATGTGTTCCAAGGAAGTGGAGAAGGAGATTGAGCCTCTTGTTTCCCAACATAAATTAACCACCAACCCTTTGGAGGTGGTTGAGAAACGTGTCTTGCGAATTCCTAATCCTCCTCCAAGGCCTTCATCTGTTGCTTTAAGTGCAACAGAAGGAGAAAATTGTGTTCAAGTTCCTGTTCCTCCACCACCTccccctcctccgccacctcctcCAAAACTCGTGGCAAAAACTACAACGGGCACGGTGCAGAGAGCTCCTCAAGTAGTAGAGTTTTATCATTCATTAATGAAGAGAGATTCTAGGAAGGATTCATTAAATGGAGGAGCATGTGATCCCTCAAGTGTTGCAGACGTTCGTAGTAGCATGATCGGCGAAATTGAGAACAGATCATCTTATTTGCTGGCT ATAAAGGAAGACGTGGAGACCCAAGCAGAATTTGTGAATTCCCTGATAGCAGAGGTCAACCATGCAGTTTTTGCGGATATTGAAGACATAGTTGCTTTTGTGAAATGGCTAGATGATGAACTTTGCTTTCTG GTGGACGAAAGGGCAGTGCTAAAGCACTTCGACTGGCCCGAGAGAAAAGCAGATACACTAAGGGAGGCAGCTTTTGGATATAAAGATCTTAAGAAGTTGGAGAACGAAGTTTCAAGTTACAAGGACGATCCTCAATTGCCATGTGATATTGCACTAAAGAAGATGGTTTCTTTGTCAGAGAA GATGGAGCGTAGTGTCTATAACCTTCATCGAACAAGAGACTCATTGATGCGTCATTGCAAAGAGTTCAAAATCCCCGCAGACTGGATGCTTGATAATGGGATACTAAGCAAG ATTAAGTTTGGCTCAGTGAAGTTGGCCAAGATGTACATGAAGAGGGTAGCTGCGGAGCTTCAGTCAAAGGGACCATTAGATAAAGACACTTCTATGGACTACATGCTACTCCAAGGAGTGAGATTTGCCTTCCGAATTCATCAG TTTGCGGGAGGATTTGATGCAGAAActatgcaagcctttgaggagCTCAGGGACTTAGCACTTGCTTTGAACAAGAAGTAG